The genomic region TTGGTCGCCAGCATCGGCAGCAGGAATAGCACACTGATCAGGCTGAACTTCATGCCGAAGCTCAGGCGGTTCATCAGCGCTACGGCGGGATAGAGCAAGCTCTTCACAGGTGACCTCCCCTTCTTTTATTTTTATTGAGGCGCAGGGCGGCGGCAGAAAGCCACTATTTGGCGCTCTGTCTGTATAGCTCAATTTGAAGGGGAGTTTTGTAACGTAAGGTTAACGGCGTGTGCGGAGACCCAATGTGGGAGGGGGCTTGCCCCGATAGCCATGGGTATCGACACAACTCTAAAGTAGCGACCGCCAGTAACCACGATGCGAAGCGAGCCGCTCTTGATCTTGATCTTAGGCGCCCCGTTAAACCACGCTGGCCGGAATTCGACAGGGATTTGGGGGGTAAACCGGCAGGGATGCCGGTTTAGCCGCCCCGCGCCATGGATGGCGCGTGGCGGCGCCCCCCCAAATCCATGGCGGATTACGGGCACACCGAGCCTGGGCGAGGTGCCGAGTGGTGGGGCAAGAGCGTTTGGTTACTTTTGCGCTTTTCAAAAGTGACCCGCTGTAAAAGCGGAACCAATAGCCGCCGTTACCGCAGCAATGGATATGTACACGGTCTGATCCAACATCCTGGTCGGCTGTCAGGCCGCCATCGGGGGCAAGCCCCCTCCCACATTTTGATCGCGCTGCATCAGTTAGATCGGGAGCAAGCCCCCCTCCCGCAATGTTTAGGGCAACACGGTCCAGATGGCAAAGCCGGCATACCACAGCACCGCTGCACGCAGCAGCAGCTCCCACAGCCGATCCAGGCTGTTGATGCCATCGGCACCCACCACCGGCGGCGGAATTTCGGCAGCGGCCAGTCCGACTTTTTCCATCAGTTGTGCAGCGCTGATGTCCCAGCTCAGCACTTCGTGGAGCATCACACGGCTGACCCCGACGAAATTGCCCACCAAGGCAAAACTCGCCGCCAGCAGGCGTACCGGCAACCAGTCAAACGCGTGGCGCAGCTGCGTGGCGCGCTCGGCCACCAAGGGGTTCTGGCTATGTTCGCTGGCCAGGGCTAACAGGCGATAGGCCAAGGCGGCTACCGGACCTAGCAGGAAATACCAGAAGATCACCGCGAAAAAGCTTTGATACGCCTGCCACAGCAAGTAGCCCTGGACGCGCTCCAGCAATTGCTCGCCACTGTCCGCGCCAAGATTCAGATCGCGCTCGGCCACGTGTTCGGCAGCTTGCAGGTCACCGCGCCGCCAGGCGTCACGAAACGGTCCCAGCCCTGCCAACAGATCACCACGGCCCAGGCTATAGATCACCACCAGCAAGTGCACCGGCAATGCCAGCAGGCCATAGGCCACCGGCTCCAGCACCAGCAGCAACAGCGCCAGCAACGCCACGGGCAGCAGCACCATGATCAGCAGGATCAGCCAGGGGCGCTTGCCCATGCGCGGACTCGACTCCAGCCTGGCCAGCTCACGCAGCCATCCTCCGTCGCGCTGCAGCCGCAGGCGCAAGGCCGAGAACTTCTCAATCCAGACCGCCAACACCAACACCAGGAAACTCATTATTCGTGTCCTCCATCCTGCAGGGCGCTACGAAAGCGCGTCCAATCAAAAGCGGGGCCCGGGTCGGTCTTGCGCCCCGGGGCAATGTCGCTGTGACCACAAATACGTTGTTGGGTAATCTTCGGGTAGGCCGTCAGCAGCTGGCGTGTCAGGTCGATCAGAGACCTGTACTGGTCATCGGTATACGGCAGTTCGTCCGTACCCTCCAGCTCGATCCCAAGGGCAAAATCGTTGCACACTTCGCGGCCCTCGAAACTGGAAATACCTGCATGCCAGGCTCGGTCCCGACAGGAAACAAATTGCGTCACAATGCCGTCACGCTCAATCAGAAAATGCGCAGACACACGTAGGTGCGCGATACCCTCAAAGTAGGGATGTTCCGAGACGTCCAGATGATTCTGGAAAAACTCCTGCACCTTGCCAGTCGCGAACTGCGCTGGGGGCAAGCTGATGTTGTGCACCACCAACAGCGAGATTTCGCCTTCAGGGCGCTCGTTGAAGTTGGGCGAAGGGCAGTGACGGATGCCCTGGCACCAGCCGCTGGCGGGGTCCAACTGCATACAGGCTCCTTGAATGAGACTAAGTGTTACCAGTATGCCGCGTTCCGCCCCGCGGTTGCGATCACTTGCCGCGATTGAGTTGACGCAGGTTACCCATCACCGCAGCCAGCGCACGTTCGAACAGCAAGCCATTATCCAACGTGCGCAGCGCGCCACGCTTGAAGGCCAGGGCTAATTGCCCGGCGGTTTGCTCCAGGACCCTGAGCCCCGTACGACTGACAAAAACATAGGTATTGGCAGGGGGCATGATTGCCGTCAATTTGCAGCGCAGGATGGGGACGTCGTTTTGCTGCAGTTCGATCCAGGTGCCTATACGCAACTGCTGGACCTTGAGCAAATCGGAATCATCATCGGGCAGAGACTCTTGGGGTGGCGGCAAACTCGAGCTGAAGACGAAAGGTTCGCGGACTTCGACCAGCACATCGACGCCCTCGCCCCCTGACGACTGTACATGCATGGCCTGCAACTGCTGGAAAAACTCACGGGTGCTGAACGAATCGAACGCCGCGCTGGCCAGACCGTCACGCAGCGCCTTGAGCAACCCAGGTAATTGCTCGAGCAAACGCCGACCTGCTTCGGTGTCTTCCTGCAGGCCAACGCTCCAGATCAGCTCATCCATGGTGCGCAGCGCCGTTTGCCATGGCAGGGATTGTTCGCCGTGCTTGAGCGTGGTCAACAACAGTACCTGGCTCCAGGCCTGCTGCAGGAACCGAAGCAAAAACTGCGGCAAGGTTTTACCCATAATCCGTCGATTGATCACCTGCGCCACCCGCTGGCGAGCAGCCTCGGTATGCAGGCGCTCTTGCTCGGCTTCATGGGTGTGCCGCTCCAGCAACTCACTACGCCTGCGCTCATCGGCGGTAAACGCGCTGAACTGCGCCAGTAGCTGGGAAAAAATTGCCGTGTCTTCGACAAACTCATTCAGTAGCCGCTGTACGACCTGCTCGATACGCAGGTAGAGGTAGTCGCGCGGGTTATCCCCAGGCGGGTTCCATCCCATGACGGCGCTCGCGATTTCATTGAGCAAGCGGCGCACCGGATGGTTCGCACAGCTGAACAGGCTTTTGTCCAGCACCGCGACTTTCAGCATCGGAATCTGCAAGCGGGCAATCAAACCCTTGAAAGCATCCGGCACGCTGCGGTCATCGAGAATGAACTCAAACAGCAAGGCGACCAGATTGATTACATCTTCGTCAGCCTCTTCCAGCACCCGCGACCTGCCACTCTTGACGCTGACCCGAGTCAGTAGCTGCTCAAGCTGATTGCGCAGGTCAAAATCGTCCTCGGCGTCGGGCTCCGGGACGTACTGCTGCAAATGCGACAGCAGGCGCAGCAGGTCACGGGGGGCGATGGGTTGCGGCTCGGTACTGGCCTCGAGGGTCGGCGCTACGCTGCCACGCACGGCCACCAGCCATTTCTGCAAGGCACTGAAGGCCTCTTGTCCGCTTGGCTCGAACGGCGGCTCGGCGATCGACTGGTTGGCGTGATGCTGATCACGGGCCGCAGGCGCGCCGGGACGACGGGACGGAACGGCCTTGAGTTCGGGCAGTACCCCAGTGGCGATCAGCAGCTGATTGGCCTCGGCGTACAGCAGGTCAGCGTCGCTGAGCACATATTTTTCAAACAGCTTGAGCATGATCAGCTTGACCCGGATCTCCACCCCCAGGCTGCGCCCGGCCTGCAGGAAGAACTCGCAAAGCAGGGCCGGCCCCAGTGGGTTCTCATGGTCATCCAGGCGCCGGCCAAGCAATTCACTGAATCGCGCACTCAACTGCCCCAGTGCCAACCCATCGCGATGTCGTACCCGACTGAGCATCGCTTCCAGGGCCACGGCTTTTTCCGCCTCATCCGCGCTTGTACCGGACGCGCCTTCGTAAGACATCACCGGCACCAAGTGCATGTCGCCGCGCCCGGCCAGGCACAGATCGGCAAAGGCGGCAAACAGCTGCTCCATGAATACGCGCTCGAAGTTCTTGCGCTTGAGGCGCAGGTCGCGCATGGCCTCGAAGAAAATATGATGGTCGACGGTGCTACGGGCTTTGTCAGCCATTTCGAACAGGGTGTCGTCGGCGTTATCGAACAACTCCTGCAAACCCTGTTGCAACTGTTGCGCAGCCTTGTCACGCACCTGCAGCACCACCACCGGCAGGCGCGCGAGCGGCGATGGCGTGGCCTGTGCCCTGTTGAAAGGCACCACCTTTCCGTCATTGTGCATCCTGGCCTCCTGAAACGGCGGTGTTGAGAGGGGGAAAGAACGGGGGCAGGCCCGGGAGGCACTGCAAACACCCGGCTACCACCAGGACGTCAAAGCTATGACGCCAATCGCAAGGCGCGAGATTATCTTGCAAATGAGGGTAGTTGCGCCAGCAAACTATGCCTTTGCGCGGTAATTGAGTGGCGAGCCTGGGTTCAAACGCGCGCAGCCCCTATAATCGAGGCACTTTGTTTGTGGAGCCTGTTATGCCGAACCTCCGTCTCGCCGACCTCACCGCCGAAATTGAAGCCAACGTGCGCCGCGCACTCCTGGAAGACATCGGCAGTGGCGACATCACCGCGCAGTTGATCCCGGTCGAACGGCTGGCCAAGGCGACGATCATTACCCGCGAGGCGGCCGTTATCGCCGGTACGGCGTGGGTAGATGCGGTGTTTCGCCAACTGGACCCGCGGGTAGCCGTGCATTGGCAGGTGGCCGACGGTGAACGGGTCAACCCCAACCAGGCGCTGTTCCACCTTGAAGGCCCGGCACGCTCGCTGCTCAGCGGTGAACGCTGTGCGCTGAATTTCCTGCAGATGCTGTCAGGCGTCGCCACCCGTGCGCAGTTCCTGGCGGACTTTGTTGCCAGTACCCAGGTCAAGCTGCTGGACACCCGCAAGACATTGCCGGGCCTGCGCCTGGCGCAGAAGTACGCAGTCACCTGCGGTAGTTGCCATAATCACCGCATCGGGCTGTATGACGCGTTCCTGATCAAGGAAAACCACATTGCCGCCTGTGGAGGTATTACCCAGGCCATCACGGCCGCCCACAAGATCGCCCCGGGCAAGCCGGTGGAAATCGAAGTGGAAAGCCTGGAAGAATTGCGCGAAGCCCTCGCGGCGGGTGCCGATATCATCATGCTGGATGAACTGAGCCTGGACGACATGCGCGAAGCCGTGCGCCTGACCGCCGGCAAGGCCAAGCTGGAAGCCAGCGGCGGGATCAACGAAACCACGCTGCTGCCTATCGCTGAAACCGGTGTGGACTACATCTCCATTGGCGCGATGACCAAGGATCTGAAGGCTGTGGATCTGTCGATGCGTCTGAGTATCTAAAGTGCCTTGACTGTAGGAGCGAGCAAGCTCGCTCCTACAGGCTGCTTTAAACTACAAGATTATTCATCTCGCAATACTCGTCCCACTCGACACCCAGCACTTCGGCCGCCTCTTTGTGCAAGGCCAGCCGTGCGGCTTCAAACGCCTCAGGCGTCGAGGTGTACTTGAGGGTCAGTTCCCAAGGCTGGTAGCCCTGGCTCTCGGCCTCGTCCTCAAATGCCCACTGGATCTGGTCACGCTGATCGTCAGCGCTCAGTTCCTTGATCTCTTCTTTAAGCTGCGGCGACTCCTCGAGATATTTTTCGAGAGCTGCTTGGTGCCGAACTTCCTGGGTCATCTCAGTCGTGGTCATGTCGTTCTCTTAGATCGAGGAATGGGGATGCATCTGGGTCATCAAGGTTGCGCAGATACAAAAGAGCGGGCACGAATGCCGGCTCGTCTGGCCTTCAGAACCATTCTGGGATCATCTGAAAACATTGCCTTTGAAGCGGTGGTGCCTTGGTGCCCGAGACAGGAATCGAACCTGCGACCTTCGCGTTACGAGTGCGCTGCTCTACCGGCTGAGCTACACGGGCGGTGGGCTAAAGCTAGCACTGCATCGGGCATGCAGCAACTGGCTCGCTTACCGCCCGGCGGCCGTCACGCTCCGTTGGCGGAGCAACCCTTGGCAACGTACTGCGCGTCAGCCGTAGTGGCACAAGTCCAGCCACTGGTGGCGCTGCGGATCAAGGTGATGGTCTTGCCCAGCACAGGGGCCGGCGCATCGAGAATTTCACAACTGATGGAGCCGGCGCCCGAAGCCACATCACCCGCCACGGTGATCGTGCAGTTGGCCGTCGGGCTGGTGCCACCAATCAACTCCAGAGTGGGCACAGTGCCCTGGTTGATCGTGTCTTCGTAGCCAGCCTTCAACGCACTGATTTCAGCCAGCCCCGCCGTGAACTTGGCTTTGGCCTGGTGCTTGGTGTACATGGGCAAACCGATGGTGGCCAAAATGCCGATGATTGCCACGACGATCAACAACTCGATCAAGGTAAAGCCTTTTTGACGCATCTCTTTCACTCTCCAGAATAGAACCATGACAAGGCGCGTCCTGCGCCCCGTAGTGTGCAACGGCGCCAGTGTACTCATGCCCACGCCGCCAATCGCGTACAGGACGCACATTCTGACATTTTATTCCTGAACGCCAGCCTGCCCGGATACGCTCCCTGGCTAAGCTATAAATTCTTCACGAGCTGCCTACGCGGACCCGACATGAATGACACTTCAACGATCTACGCCTGGGAAGGCATCAACCGCAAGGGACGCAGGGTGTCCGGGCAAATTGCTGGCCATGACCTTGCGCTGATCAAGGCACAACTGCGCCGGAAAGGGATCTGCCCCGAGCGTGTGCGCAAGAAGCCTACATCACGGCCGATCTTTGCCCCACGAATATTGCCTGCGGATATCGCCCTGCTCACCCGCCAGTTGGCCACATTGCTCAAGGCCGGCATCCCGCTGCTACAAGCTTTCGATATCATCAGCGAGGGCGTCGAGAACCGGCAGGTGTGTGACCTGGTCAAAGCCTTGAAACAGCAGATCGCCAGCGGCAACAGCTTGGCCGATGCGCTGCGCCAACACCCGCGTTATTTCGACGATCTGTACTGCAACCTGGTCGCCGCCGGGGAACAGGCAGGTGCCCTGGAAACCCTACTGGAGCGCGTGGCGATTCATCTGGAAAAAAGCCAACGGCTCAAAGCCAGGATCAAAAAGGCCATGACCTACCCTGTCACGGTATTGGTGGTCGCCACACTGGTCAGCGTGGTGCTACTGACGCACGTCGTGCCGCAATTCCAGAAATTGTTCACCGGCGTCGGCGGCCAGTTGCCCGGGTTTACCTTGGCGGTCATTGCCCTGTCCGAATTCCTGCAACAGGCGTGGTGGATGCTGGCGCTGGGCTTGGGTGCGTCGCTGGCAGGGCTTCGCCAGGCTTACCATGCTTACCCAGGTTTTCGCCATCGGGTGCAAGCGGGTTTGTTGAAAATGCCCCTGGCAGGCAAACTGCTGCACAACTCTGCCGTCGCTCGTTACGCCCGCACGCTTTCGACCACGTTTGCAGCGGGCGTGCCCCTCGTGCAGGCATTGGGCTCGGTGGCCGGCGCCGTCGGCAATGGACCATTCAAACAGGCAATTGAACGTATGCGCCACGATGTATCCACAGGCATGCAATTGAACCAGGCCATGGCCAGCAATGGCCTGTTTCCAGGCATGGCGATCCAGATGACGGCCATCGGTGAAGAATCCGGCACGCTGGACCGAATGTTGGAGAAAGTCGCGAACCACTACGAGGCGGACGTGGACACCTTGGTCGATAACCTCACCAGCCTGATGGAACCGCTGATCATGGTGGTACTGGGGGGCATTGTCGGGGCGTTGGTGATCGCCCTCTACCTGCCGGTCTTTCAATTGGGCACGGCATTTTGATCCTGCTGCTGACCGAACGGCCCTGGTTTTTTGTTGCCATGGCACTGGTGCTGGGCCTGATCGTTGGCAGTTTCCTCAATGTGCTGGCGTGGCGACTGCCAAAAATGCTCGAGCGCGAATGGCGTGCCCAGGCCCATGAGATCCTCGGCTTGCCTGCAGCATCCGCCGGGCCGGCCTATAACCTGATGCGCCCGAATTCCTGCTGCACCCGTTGCGAACAGCCAATTCGGCCCTGGGAAAATATTCCACTGCTCAGCTACCTGTTGCTCAGGGGGCGTTGTACACATTGCCGTGAGCCCATCAGCCTTCGTTATCCATTAACCGAGCTGGCCTGCGCGTTGATCACGGCCACTGTTGCCTGGCACTTCGGTTTTGGCTGGCAAGCCGGCGCGGTGTTGTTGCTGAGCTGGGGCTTGCTGGGCATGAGCCTGATTGATCTAGACCATCAATTGTTACCGGATGCGCTGGTGCTGCCGCTGCTATGGCTGGGACTCATCCTCAACAGCGCCGACCTGCTGGCGACCTTGCCCGATGCGCTGTGGGGCGCGGTCATTGGCTACATGAGCCTGTGGAGCGTGTTCTGGCTGTTCAAGCTGGTCACCGGTAAAGATGGCATGGGCCATGGCGACTTCAAGTTATTGGCATTGCTGGGAGCCTGGGGCGGCTGGCAGATACTGCCGATGACATTGCTGATGGCCTCACTGTTGGGCTTGATTGCCGGGCTGATTCTATTGCGTTTGCGCAAGGCCCCGGTGTCAGCACCGATGCCATTTGGTCCCTGCCTGGCAATTGCCGGCTGGATTGCATTGCTCTGGGGTGGTCAAATAACCGACTTCTATTTGCAGTCTGTCGGTTTCAGATGACCACTTCTGTCGCAACACCCTGGATTCTTGGCCTCACGGGCGGCATTGGCAGCGGCAAAAGCGCTGCGGCCGACCACTTTATCAAGCTGGGCGTCGACCTGGTGGATGCCGATCATGCTGCCCGCTGGGTCGTCGAGCCTGGGCGGCCGGCACTGGCGTGTATTGCCCAGCATTTCGGCAGCGGCGTGCTGCACCCCGACGGTCAGCTGAACCGCGCCGCGCTGCGTAAACTGATCTTTGAAGTCCCTGAAGAACGCCTGTGGCTGGAAGCCCTGCTGCACCCGTTGATCGCCGAGGAAATTCGCAGTCACTTGGCGCGCGCCCGTTCGCCTTACGCGATCCTGGTGTCACCGCTGCTGATCGAGTCAGGCCAATACAGCATGACCCAGCGCATCCTGGTGATCGACGTGCCGCAATCGCTGCAGATTCAGCGTACCCTGCAGCGCGATGGCATCAGCGAACAACAGGTGCAGGCGATTCTGAAGGCCCAGTCCAGCCGCGAAGACCGCCTGAACCATGCCGATGATGTACTGGTCAATGACCAGGACCTTGCCTGGCTGCATGGCGAGGTCGAGCGACTGCACCACTTTTACCTTACTTTGCGTGGAGGCCGATCATGAGCCAACCCTTGACCGTCGATTGCCCAACCTGCGGTGCCCCCGTGGAATGGAAAACGGAAAACCTCAACCGGCCGTTCTGCTCGGACCGTTGCAAACTCATCGACCTGGGCGCCTGGGCCGCCGAGGAACACAAGATCCCCGTGGCCCCGGATGCCGAAGACGAGCTGTTTTCCGAAGACCTGCCACAACGCCACTAAGGCCGCAT from Pseudomonas synxantha harbors:
- the ampE gene encoding regulatory signaling modulator protein AmpE, which produces MSFLVLVLAVWIEKFSALRLRLQRDGGWLRELARLESSPRMGKRPWLILLIMVLLPVALLALLLLVLEPVAYGLLALPVHLLVVIYSLGRGDLLAGLGPFRDAWRRGDLQAAEHVAERDLNLGADSGEQLLERVQGYLLWQAYQSFFAVIFWYFLLGPVAALAYRLLALASEHSQNPLVAERATQLRHAFDWLPVRLLAASFALVGNFVGVSRVMLHEVLSWDISAAQLMEKVGLAAAEIPPPVVGADGINSLDRLWELLLRAAVLWYAGFAIWTVLP
- the ampD gene encoding 1,6-anhydro-N-acetylmuramyl-L-alanine amidase AmpD, coding for MQLDPASGWCQGIRHCPSPNFNERPEGEISLLVVHNISLPPAQFATGKVQEFFQNHLDVSEHPYFEGIAHLRVSAHFLIERDGIVTQFVSCRDRAWHAGISSFEGREVCNDFALGIELEGTDELPYTDDQYRSLIDLTRQLLTAYPKITQQRICGHSDIAPGRKTDPGPAFDWTRFRSALQDGGHE
- a CDS encoding DUF1631 domain-containing protein, whose translation is MHNDGKVVPFNRAQATPSPLARLPVVVLQVRDKAAQQLQQGLQELFDNADDTLFEMADKARSTVDHHIFFEAMRDLRLKRKNFERVFMEQLFAAFADLCLAGRGDMHLVPVMSYEGASGTSADEAEKAVALEAMLSRVRHRDGLALGQLSARFSELLGRRLDDHENPLGPALLCEFFLQAGRSLGVEIRVKLIMLKLFEKYVLSDADLLYAEANQLLIATGVLPELKAVPSRRPGAPAARDQHHANQSIAEPPFEPSGQEAFSALQKWLVAVRGSVAPTLEASTEPQPIAPRDLLRLLSHLQQYVPEPDAEDDFDLRNQLEQLLTRVSVKSGRSRVLEEADEDVINLVALLFEFILDDRSVPDAFKGLIARLQIPMLKVAVLDKSLFSCANHPVRRLLNEIASAVMGWNPPGDNPRDYLYLRIEQVVQRLLNEFVEDTAIFSQLLAQFSAFTADERRRSELLERHTHEAEQERLHTEAARQRVAQVINRRIMGKTLPQFLLRFLQQAWSQVLLLTTLKHGEQSLPWQTALRTMDELIWSVGLQEDTEAGRRLLEQLPGLLKALRDGLASAAFDSFSTREFFQQLQAMHVQSSGGEGVDVLVEVREPFVFSSSLPPPQESLPDDDSDLLKVQQLRIGTWIELQQNDVPILRCKLTAIMPPANTYVFVSRTGLRVLEQTAGQLALAFKRGALRTLDNGLLFERALAAVMGNLRQLNRGK
- the nadC gene encoding carboxylating nicotinate-nucleotide diphosphorylase, with amino-acid sequence MPNLRLADLTAEIEANVRRALLEDIGSGDITAQLIPVERLAKATIITREAAVIAGTAWVDAVFRQLDPRVAVHWQVADGERVNPNQALFHLEGPARSLLSGERCALNFLQMLSGVATRAQFLADFVASTQVKLLDTRKTLPGLRLAQKYAVTCGSCHNHRIGLYDAFLIKENHIAACGGITQAITAAHKIAPGKPVEIEVESLEELREALAAGADIIMLDELSLDDMREAVRLTAGKAKLEASGGINETTLLPIAETGVDYISIGAMTKDLKAVDLSMRLSI
- a CDS encoding DUF6388 family protein, translated to MTTTEMTQEVRHQAALEKYLEESPQLKEEIKELSADDQRDQIQWAFEDEAESQGYQPWELTLKYTSTPEAFEAARLALHKEAAEVLGVEWDEYCEMNNLVV
- a CDS encoding pilin; this encodes MRQKGFTLIELLIVVAIIGILATIGLPMYTKHQAKAKFTAGLAEISALKAGYEDTINQGTVPTLELIGGTSPTANCTITVAGDVASGAGSISCEILDAPAPVLGKTITLIRSATSGWTCATTADAQYVAKGCSANGA
- a CDS encoding type II secretion system F family protein, yielding MNDTSTIYAWEGINRKGRRVSGQIAGHDLALIKAQLRRKGICPERVRKKPTSRPIFAPRILPADIALLTRQLATLLKAGIPLLQAFDIISEGVENRQVCDLVKALKQQIASGNSLADALRQHPRYFDDLYCNLVAAGEQAGALETLLERVAIHLEKSQRLKARIKKAMTYPVTVLVVATLVSVVLLTHVVPQFQKLFTGVGGQLPGFTLAVIALSEFLQQAWWMLALGLGASLAGLRQAYHAYPGFRHRVQAGLLKMPLAGKLLHNSAVARYARTLSTTFAAGVPLVQALGSVAGAVGNGPFKQAIERMRHDVSTGMQLNQAMASNGLFPGMAIQMTAIGEESGTLDRMLEKVANHYEADVDTLVDNLTSLMEPLIMVVLGGIVGALVIALYLPVFQLGTAF
- a CDS encoding prepilin peptidase — encoded protein: MILLLTERPWFFVAMALVLGLIVGSFLNVLAWRLPKMLEREWRAQAHEILGLPAASAGPAYNLMRPNSCCTRCEQPIRPWENIPLLSYLLLRGRCTHCREPISLRYPLTELACALITATVAWHFGFGWQAGAVLLLSWGLLGMSLIDLDHQLLPDALVLPLLWLGLILNSADLLATLPDALWGAVIGYMSLWSVFWLFKLVTGKDGMGHGDFKLLALLGAWGGWQILPMTLLMASLLGLIAGLILLRLRKAPVSAPMPFGPCLAIAGWIALLWGGQITDFYLQSVGFR
- the coaE gene encoding dephospho-CoA kinase (Dephospho-CoA kinase (CoaE) performs the final step in coenzyme A biosynthesis.) — encoded protein: MTTSVATPWILGLTGGIGSGKSAAADHFIKLGVDLVDADHAARWVVEPGRPALACIAQHFGSGVLHPDGQLNRAALRKLIFEVPEERLWLEALLHPLIAEEIRSHLARARSPYAILVSPLLIESGQYSMTQRILVIDVPQSLQIQRTLQRDGISEQQVQAILKAQSSREDRLNHADDVLVNDQDLAWLHGEVERLHHFYLTLRGGRS
- the yacG gene encoding DNA gyrase inhibitor YacG encodes the protein MSQPLTVDCPTCGAPVEWKTENLNRPFCSDRCKLIDLGAWAAEEHKIPVAPDAEDELFSEDLPQRH